The proteins below come from a single Eptesicus fuscus isolate TK198812 chromosome 5, DD_ASM_mEF_20220401, whole genome shotgun sequence genomic window:
- the LOC103302769 gene encoding olfactory receptor 1509 encodes MDALNQTRVTEFVFLGLTDNWVLKVLFFMAFLAIYVLTLWGNILIMVTIIFTEHLHSPMYFFLSNLSFIDICHSSVTVPKMLEGFLLKRKTISFDNCIAQLFFLHLFACAEIFLLTIMAYDRYIAICTPLHYTSVMNMRVCIQLVIALWLGGTVHSLVQTFLTIRLPYCGPNIIDSYFCDVPPVIKLACTDTYLTGMLMVSNSGIISLTCFLALVTSYTVILVSLRKQSAEGRWKALSTCSAHFTVVALFFGPCIFIYTRPDTSFSLDKVVSVFYTVITPLLNPLIYSLRNEEVKSAIKHLRQRQVFGVKSCT; translated from the coding sequence ATGGATGCACTAAACCAAACAAGAGTGACTGAATTTGTCTTCTTGGGACTTACTGATAACTGGGTACTGAAGGTATTATTTTTCATGGCATTCTTAGCCATATATGTGCTGACTCTTTGGGGGAACATTCTCATCATGGTCACCATAATCTTTACTGAACATCTCCATAGCCCTATGTATTTCTTCCTGAGCAACCTGTCGTTTATTGACATCTGCCACTCATCTGTCACTGTGCCCAAGATGCTGGAGGGTTTCCTTTTAAAGAGAAAGACCATTTCCTTTGACAATTGCATCGCACAGCTCTTCTTCCTCCATCTGTTTGCCTGTGCTGAGATCTTTCTGCTGACCATTATGGCTTATGACCGTTACATAGCCATCTGCACGCCATTACACTACACCAGTGTGATGAATATGAGGGTCTGCATACAGCTTGTCATTGCTCTCTGGTTGGGGGGTACTGTTCACTCTCTGGTGCAGACCTTCTTGACCATTCGTCTGCCTTACTGTGGCCCCAACATTATTGACAGCTACTTCTGTGATGTGCCTCCTGTCATCAAGCTGGCCTGTACAGACACATATCTCACAGGAATGCTGATGGTGTCCAATAGTGGAATCATCTCCCTCACCTGTTTCCTGGCTTTGGTCACCTCCTACACagtcatcttggtttctcttagaAAACAGTCAGCAGAAGGGCGCTGGAAAGCCCTGTCTACCTGCTCAGCTCACTTCACGGTGGTTGCCCTCTTCTTTGGACCATGTATCTTCATCTATACTCGGCCCGATACCAGCTTCTCCCTTGACAAGGTGGTATCTGTCTTTTACACGGTGATCACCCCTTTGCTGAATCCCCTCATTTACAGTTTGAGGAATGAGGAAGTAAAAAGTGCCATCAAGCATCTCAGACAGAGACAAGTTTTTGGCGTGAAATCGTGTACATGA